One genomic segment of Hordeum vulgare subsp. vulgare chromosome 2H, MorexV3_pseudomolecules_assembly, whole genome shotgun sequence includes these proteins:
- the LOC123430870 gene encoding acidic endochitinase-like — translation MASRSSLLQLLVVAVAATQFLGSEAGGISIYWGQNGGEGTLAATCATGNYKFVNIAFLSSFGNDQPPVLNLAGHCVPTNGGCSSLSSDIKSCQSRGVKVMLSIGGGAGGYYLSSSQDAKNVATYLWNNFLGGTSSSRPLGDAILDGIDFDIEGGTPLHWDDLARFLKGYSNSGRRVYLTAAPQCPFPDAWVGGALNTGLFDYVWVQFYNNAPCQYTSGSTSNLADSWKQWLTVPAKQIFLGLPASPQAAGSGFIPADDLKSDVLPLIKSAGKYGGIMLWSKYYDDQDGYSSSVKSDV, via the coding sequence ATGGCTAGTAGATCATCTCTGCTCCAACTGCTGGTCGTGGCAGTAGCCGCGACGCAGTTTCTCGGATCCGAAGCGGGCGGCATTTCCATCTATTGGGGTCAGAATGGCGGAGAGGGAACACTGGCTGCAACATGTGCCACCGGCAACTACAAATTTGTCAACATCGCATTCCTTTCCTCTTTCGGCAATGACCAGCCGCCAGTCCTCAACCTAGCAGGCCATTGCGTCCCAACCAACGGCGGTTGCTCTAGCCTGAGCTCTGACATCAAGTCATGCCAGAGTCGGGGCGTCAAGGTCATGCTATCCATCGGTGGCGGGGCGGGTGGGTACTACCTTTCCTCTTCCCAGGACGCCAAGAATGTCGCGACGTACCTGTGGAACAACTTCTTAGGAGGCACCTCATCTTCGCGGCCTCTGGGTGATGCAATCCTTGACGGCATCGACTTCGATATCGAGGGCGGTACACCCCTGCACTGGGATGATCTTGCAAGGTTCCTGAAAGGGTATAGCAACTCCGGCAGGAGAGTGTACTTGACGGCCGCGCCACAGTGCCCTTTCCCTGATGCATGGGTGGGAGGCGCCCTCAACACCGGCCTCTTTGATTATGTGTGGGTGCAGTTCTACAACAACGCTCCTTGTCAGTATACTTCAGGCAGCACTTCCAATCTAGCTGATTCATGGAAGCAGTGGTTGACGGTTCCTGCAAAGCAGATCTTCCTCGGTCTCCCGGCGTCACCTCAGGCAGCTGGGAGTGGATTCATCCCAGCTGATGACCTAAAGTCGGATGTTCTCCCATTGATCAAGAGTGCAGGGAAGTATGGTGGGATCATGTTGTGGTCCAAGTATTACGATGACCAGGATGGCTACAGCTCTTCGGTGAAGAGTGATGTTTGA